A window of Ptychodera flava strain L36383 chromosome 1, AS_Pfla_20210202, whole genome shotgun sequence contains these coding sequences:
- the LOC139141339 gene encoding uncharacterized protein, with the protein MCGTAGLFSTKASGYNSDGLVHKRLGCSLWTQLGAGTVEPGRTESPHQSVGNVGSQQRAGESGESSQRRVCRSPVRQFFSSDLHKLSRGHSVLAPQQVGVQTVVMVSEAQYPTHCSVSSRETQSGSRLSVSDVQRQPGVVSKIHSTSNSTSTVTVDTRGGSVCSSSERTVSSLRLMETGTSSMVDRRILHPVGQAGKLCVSSILSHPKSPSQDSPRQGSLNSDSTSMDNSTLVPRFAIATDTGSIIASATPRSTSRSSVRATSPTRKPNVASRVAAIRCSLRARGISERVSRVILQSVRCGTAKQYNSAWRRWDRWCKRQKEDPVSAPVPVVLEFLADQLDRKLQYRTINVYRSAISSVHLPVEGYCLGNHPLVTQFMRGVYISRPPQPKYTLVWDVQQVLELLRRWSPAKELSLKKLTLKTVMLVALCTAGRCSDLASLQLESVSLSKGSAVLLPARLSKTDRPAKKRKIFVLPAFKKDRRLCVVYYLVSYLRRVDLFRKHKKILFVSFMTGKPVLSATIARWIKWVLQEAGIDKSFSAHSTRAAVTSALHFKGASLQQILNLANWSSARTFAKHYQCEMVSSISPVLDTLATD; encoded by the coding sequence ATGTGTGGAACGGCAGGTCTCTTCTCCACAAAAGCCTCAGGTTATAATTCAGACGGACTCGTCCACAAAAGGTTGGGGTGCAGTCTATGGACACAACTCGGCGCAGGGACAGTGGAACCGGGACGAACAGAGTCTCCACATCAATCAGTTGGAAATGTTGGCAGTCAGCAGAGGGCTGGAGAGTCTGGTGAGTCATCTCAGAGACGTGTGTGTAGAAGTCCAGTGCGACAATTCTTCAGTAGTGACTTACATAAATTGTCAAGGGGGCACTCGGTCTTGGCCCCTCAGCAAGTTGGCGTCCAAACTGTGGTTATGGTGTCTGAGGCGCAATATCCTACTCACTGCAGTGTATCTTCCAGGGAAACTCAATCGGGAAGCCGATTATCTGTCTCGGATGTTCAACGACAACCTGGAGTGGTGTCTAAAATCCACAGTACTTCAAACAGCACTTCAACAGTTACGGTGGACACCAGAGGTGGATCTGTTTGCAGCTCATCTGAACGCACAGTTTCCTCGCTACGTCTCATGGAAACCGGAACCTCAAGCATGGTGGATAGACGCATTCTCCATCCAGTGGGGCAAGCTGGTAAGTTATGCGTTTCCTCCATTTTGTCTCATCCCAAGAGTCCTTCACAAGATTCGCCAAGACAAGGCTCGCTTAATTCTGATAGCACCAGTATGGACAACTCAACCTTGGTACCCAGATTTGCTATTGCTACTGATACAGGATCCATTATTGCTTCCGCAACTCCCAGATCTACTAGTCGATCCAGCGTCAGGGCAACATCACCCACTCGCAAACCAAATGTGGCTAGCCGTGTGGCCGCTATCAGGTGTTCACTCCGAGCAAGAGGCATATCAGAGAGGGTGTCAAGGGTTATCCTCCAAAGCGTCAGATGTGGTACTGCAAAACAGTACAACTCGGCCTGGCGTCGCTGGGATCGTTGGTGTAAAAGACAAAAGGAAGATCCCGTTTCAGCACCTGTTCCAGTAGTGTTGGAATTTCTTGCAGACCAACTTGATAGGAAGCTCCAGTATCGTACTATTAATGTGTACCGCTCTGCCATTTCTTCAGTGCATTTGCCAGTTGAGGGATATTGCCTTGGCAACCATCCACTTGTCACCCAGTTTATGAGAGGAGTCTATATTTCCAGACCACCTCAACCAAAGTATACGTTGGTATGGGATGTACAGCAAGTACTGGAGTTACTTCGACGTTGGTCACCAGCAAAGGAATTATCTCTGAAGAAATTAACCTTAAAGACTGTTATGTTAGTCGCTTTATGTACAGCAGGCCGCTGTTCGGACTTGGCAAGTCTCCAGTTGGAATCAGTTTCGTTATCCAAAGGATCAGCTGTTTTGCTTCCTGCTCGTTTGTCGAAGACTGACAGACCAGCGAAGAAACGGAAGATTTTTGTGTTGCCAGCCTTCAAGAAGGATAGAAGGTTATGTGTGGTTTATTACTTAGTTTCGTATTTACGACGTGTGGATTTGTTTCGGAAACACAAGAAGATActttttgttagttttatgaCGGGTAAACCTGTTTTGTCGGCTACCATAGCAAGATGGATCAAATGGGTACTTCAAGAGGCCGGTATAGACAAGTCTTTCTCTGCACACTCAACGAGAGCAGCAGTTACGTCTGCCCTGCATTTCAAGGGTGCATCATTACAGCAGATCTTGAATTTGGCAAATTGGTCCTCAGCCAGAACATTTGCTAAACATTACCAGTGTGAGATGGTGTCGTCAATTTCACCGGTCTTGGATACCTTGGCAACAGATTAG